ATCAAATTTAAGTATTATCTATACGTCTTATCAACCtatacttattatataaatataacacTTTACAACATTTAGTTAAGTCTGACGAATAAACTTAACAGCCAGTAAGTAgttaaaatagtaaaaatgcaaCCAAATAGTTTGTTGACTTTATCGATCCCTCATCgaaatttaaagatatattttcaatCTGATTAAACggggtgtggtgggggggggggggggggggcgaggtcTTTGATAGATTTTGTTTCGTTTTCTGAAAGGCCTtatgaaatgatatatatatttccgtGACACTCATAGTTTGAATGCATTCTGCCATATTCATTGAACCTTAGGCAAATCttattgaaaattgatttaaatgtttatcttgaaagCCTATTGCGCATTAAATGTTTAATCTTTTACAGCACGTGTAATACAAATACATCTAAAATAATCAACGACTTGATAAAGGTTATTGATAGGCTGATAGTAGGTACAATATGATAATATATAGTTAGATAAACGCTAGCGTACGAAATAATGTCCCTGTACATTACATAATCTTCAATTCATGACGGTTATAAACAATACTTCCTTTTAGTTTTGTAAAAGaaggaaaataaacaataaacacaGAAATTAAAGTTGCCGGAATCCAAAGATCTGGAAAATAATCGGAATTAGACTGTGAAAATTTTAAAGTTCATGTTCTAAGGTAATGTAATATGGTATCTACATTCCGCATTTTACAAACTCACCTTAATTTTCGTCTGCTGTTTGTTCGATTTAGGTCAAGGCAATACCATTTAGATCATGTGGTGACTTTTCACATTAGGGGAAGACCATCCAAGCATTAATTAAGAAACGAATGAACACTGCAATAGAACCACTGTCAGTCTGACCTTTCATAGACCAGCTTTATTTGCTCCATAGCATCAAAAACACCAATGAGTTTTGAATCAGATGATGTCAGGAAAGTCAACACCCTTAACCACTTGTCCGTGGAGGTAATAAAGGTACTTGCCCTATTTATACTTTCGGAAAATTTTGGAAATGAAAACGAAACTGGAGAGTAATACACGGTTTACGACCAAGTTTAATTAATGAAACGTTTACattgaaaagtgaaaaataaaataaccatTTTATCATGTTATATTGTTGCATGCTAGCCGGGAATTTCCGGTATTTTAACCGGTTCTGGAAAAATCTTACATCCCGGGTTGTTATATGACTCTTGtgttgtaaatgacgtattacgaactaaaaatatgtagaagatttatgtagtaatttatagtttatttcataaagcggaataaaaatcaaaattcccgacagttcctctttgttctttatagtataatTCTCGATTAGAATAAACGTAAGTTTATTAAGAAAGCACAACGTTTCGCTGCAAGTAatgaaacaaaaccggaactaaatattgttttctgtctttgaaacgtcatgctGTCAAcatttcctgtttacggacgttgactTCCCGCTCATTTTTTAATTATGCTGCCGTAAGAAAATAGTTCTTAAAAGAAAGTTGTtcgtttgattttgatattttttcttgaaaatggtaTGCAAGGAAAAGATTCCTTGACTGGCTGTAAGTGAAGATGGAGATATCCGGCTCTCAGATAACTGTTTAGGctgtaactcggcagagcctcaaTACCGCCTGAAACACGGATATTCCCATCAGCACCTATATCCAGTGGAAGAATCTTATATTATAAAATCGGCCGTCGAATTATGATAAACTTCGAGTATAAATGTCCATTATATACTAACCACTTTAATACAGAGACTttttaaagatcatgtaataaAGACAACAACTTTTTACAGTCATGTCCTTCAAATATGtgatttataattaaggcagatAATTAGAATCATTTCTCAATATTACAGATTGTGTCATTAGCCATGCTCAAATCAATTTGATTTAAGAATTTTGTGAAGTTTAAGGATGATCaggcttttgatttttaaaaagattgACCTTTTATGTTCATTTGGGAAAATTGATCCAGTAAAAGTTCTGATTTGCTTTCATCTGAATTAATGACTGCGTTGTCTGCTTcgattttttctttgatttgttgaCTGTGAATATCGTCATTTATCTACACATTGTCACCAACTTCCTCAGATTTAATGTCAATTTGTCCCATATTGTCGAGAAGAGAAACAATTCCGCACACAATATGTTGTCTTCCTATCGaatacatttcaaaattacaaacGAAATACAGCTGATACGAATTAGGTGATTTCGAAACTGTTATGCTAAGCTCTGATTTCAAGCAGCGACAAATTCCTTCTAAAGCAGAACTTTTACCGGATCCATTTGCTACTGGGGAATATAAATCCAAActtaagaaatatgtttcagtCAACGATATCTAAATAACTGACTCATATTTATCACAGAAATGTTTTAGCAGAACACAACATGAATAACTTCTTTTCAAAggttattatttaagaaataatatatctcatccagtgatttgtcgttgaataaatcattgcttagagttcagatgcgaaggaattatatcacgatggcgtagcccgagtgatataataatacgcatctgaacgataaacaataatttattcaagagcaaatcactaaatgagatatattatttcgattctaacacgttaccaaggactttaaagtacatccttgacggcatttattaaatatttgcccgttttcaattggtttcttttccagcgcgccgctacatgccgtttaacgctatgacgtaatattgtgacgtcagaacagtgagttgtcgtataataattcactgtttacagttttttttgtttaataggaaaatgaatcgaatcgtgttagaataatgcATATAAAATAATGATCAAAGATCCCAACAGGACTAGTCACGTTCAGAGGACGCGAAACCCCCTAAAACAAACCCTTCTCAAGACGGTTTTCATTGATATGCATATAATAGATATAAATAAAGAGCCAAAGGCCCGATGAAACACGTAAacgagaacaaaacaaacacattaataAAGGAACATAATGGTGCATAGTCTGCACTTCCGGGACATTTTTATCATTCAAAAATACAATTCCTGAAAAATGATACCTTATACACATTTTTCGCATAATTGGTTATGTTTGATAGTTTTCTTCTCAATACTGgattacatttttgataaagtctttGAATCCTTTGCCCGAAATCAACGCTGATTCCTTACAAGGCTCAAAATTCTGACTAATAGAAGACTATGTTTAGAGATCAGGTTGTGTCTTAGAAAGTTACAGCTAGTGTCTTCCGCCCCCATAAAAACTAAATACATGTAGAAGATATTTGttaacgaaacaatttttttttatgaaaatgatagaGACATGATGGGGTCAAGTCAGCGAACAAGCttcaataaaaaaactttgtacaTTGGTATTTCTTTATCCTTTCAGGCGTACACAATCGTAATGTTAAGAAGTGTTCGTTTCAAGAATTTCGTTCACTTCAAAGAAGAACAGTTTCTGGACTTTCAGGGTGCCGGTCCTTTCATTTTCATCGGCGAAAATGGCGCAGGAAAGAGTTCTGTTTTGGAGGGAATACGACGGTGCTTAAAGACAGAGTTAAGTACTTCAGTCTCGTCATCATTTGAGAATGACAAGTTATCgtattttatatgcatttatgAGACTGACCGGATAAAGAAAGGGAATGATGCTGGATCGTTAACGAAAAAGAATGACGCTGACCCGTTAAAGAAAAAGAATGAAACTAATCCACTAGAGAAGGAGACTGACACTGACCAGTTAAAGAAGGAGAAAGACACTGATCCGTTAAAGAAAGATTATGAGACGGCTCCGTTAACAAAAGAGAATGAGACTGGCCCGTTTATGAAAGAGAATGAGACTGACCCATTAATGAAAAAGAATGAGATCGATCCTTtaatgaagaagaagaagacggACCCATTAATGAAAGAGGAAGAGACTGACCCATTTATCAAAAAGTATGAGACTGACTCGTTAATGAAAGAGAACGAGACTGACCCATCACTGAAAGAGAATGAGACTAACCCGTTAATGAAAGAGAATGGGACTGACCCGTCACTGAAAGAGAATGAGACTAACCCGTTAATGAAAGAGAATGGGACTGACCCGTCAAAAACAGAGTATGTCATATGCGGGTTTGTTGTTATTCCAGATGGAATAGCAGTAGATTATATGGCCTCTTCACACATTTCTGTTACAGAAGGTACCGAAAATATTTCCAATAAAAACGTGATTAAAGAAAGTAAAGACGGGAACGAAGCTTTACTTACAAAGCTGGACAAAGAGATAGAAAGTGAAAGGTCTGAGACCggaatatataatataaatgaaaatactgtCAACGGACTAACATATCCCGAAAGTTCAAAGTCTTTAGAAAATGTGAGTCTGAGAAAACATAGGACATACTACAAATTTTCTATGTACTATCCCGAAAGGAATGAGCCCATGCAAAAACATCTTCTCCGTGTAAATACAGCTAATCGTCGCTTACATGTACATGCCGTCAAAACACTGGATTTGAATGAAAACGTCGACTTTAAGCAGAAGTTCATAGACGCTATcttcaaaaatacacaaaatatcgATGAATATGTCGAGCCATTTTTGCTAACAGAACTAAACCCCGCAAAGCTTGAAGTAAGTATCGAGGAGTCTGAAAACGAAGATGGCCCATTAGACTTATTAACAAACAGGATTGTATTTACGTTTCCTCTCCGTTCAATTGGTCCATTACAGTGGTCAGAAAGTGAGCGCATTAGACACGATAAACGAGAAGAAAACTACGCTGAAGCAGAGAAAAGATGTGAAATTATTAAAAGCTTTCTGAAGGATAGGAACCAAACACGATTTGATAGAACCAGGGAGCatcaaatattcaatgcattAACAAAGTCTGATGCGTACGTTTTTGATCTGAGTGATGACAGCAGTGACAGTGACAGTCACTTGCGTTTGAATGGTGAAATGTTCGCCTTGCTGAAAGCCCCTGAAGGCATTTTAGAGGCAAAGGCCTTTTCCATTCTTATGTCTGGTAAACAGTACAAAACAATAATTCTTGAAGAGCCTGACAGAGGAATGCATCCCCAATTGATTGAAAGAATGGTGCACTTGATTAAACAATGTCAAAGCGATAAACGTGTTATTCTTACAACGCACAATACGGCATTCATCTCGCCATGGTCTTTATCAGACTGTTTCGTTTTTAGGCGGACTAACAAAGAGTGTTGTATAGTTCCTGGAAAGGCTATTACTAAGGACACCAAAAAGCCTAAAAAAGAcaggatctttatgaaaaagtTAAGACTTCTCACATCTGATCACTTATCAGATATATTATTTGCAAAAAAAGTCCTGTTTTGTGAAGGAGATTCAGATTTTCTATTCCTAACTGAACTAAAACATCAAATTCTGTCCGGGGAAGCCAAACAAATACACATTTTCAAAGGGGATATATTTGACTACACGAAACTTGAAGACTCTCTTATTGAACTCACAATCATAAAAATGAATAGCAAAGACAATACTGGAATGTGTCAAACAGTTAGTAAGATAATAAAACTAGATGCAATTTTTCTCCTCGACAAAGCGACtggagaaagaaaagaaaaacacaaagaCGAAAAGAACGTTTTCTTTTGGGAAGACGGTGATATAGAAGACATGATAATTGAAATGTGTAAGTGCAATGACAATTTAATAACCGAACTTAGTGGTCAAAATGTTACTGTAAATCCTAAAAAATTGCACAAGACGAAGAATCCAAACGAAAAACTGTTTCTGCGAGATGACGTTACAATAGCAAACGTAAGAACAGCGGTTTAACTTATTTTAGAAAAGTGCAATCCTGAAAGTGATCTGGTTTCTTTCATCAAATTCTTGTACTTGGGAAAAGCCTAACATTGCACATAAATTCATTTCATAACAAGTATGCTGTAAACTCGAATCAATCCTAGAGAGTATGTGACATGTTGTTATGTTCTTATAATTATACGTGATGCAAATAGCTCATGCCTAAAGCAGGTGTACTGAGAGTCGTATTTCTTAATAATGTTGCCGTGTTGAGCGGTTTAGATGCCCGATGTTGAAGATACATAAAACTTGGCTCAACAAGGAAAGAAACATACATGAAGGTGATCAATTATTACAGCTCAAGTAAATTACAGAATATAAAACTGTGATAAGTATTGTTGCAGACCCGAGCAGTAAAGACAGAGAAACATGTCATATCTGATTAGAAATATAAAGTTAAAAGCGAGTTCATGTACGATGATGAGTTATAGCAAGTGTCATAAGTGTATTGTATTCCTGAAGAAAACGACTAATTTCAATATGGAAATTTACGTTTCATATACAGTACAGTAGTTTATTTTCAGTCATTGCATTGTTATAATGAGATTAAGAGCATGTTGGAAGAAAACAgatgaacattttaaataaatatatgaatttattCGTTTCCATGTCTTAATCAGCTTTTATTAAGTAATAAAAGCGTCTAGATTTATTACCtttcaattaatgtttttgtccttactgtgatataaatgttaaggtacattttattttgaatgtcgACACTGGTATTAGCAGTTCACATTGTGTATGTATAAGGACATTTTGAAGAACAGCCTTATAATCCCTTGCGCAGTCTTCAGTCATATAGTTACGTTATTTTCTTCACATCCTTTCCGTGCAAAAATTGCAAGTTATCATGTTTTCTCTGACATTTACAGACTTATCAACCATCCACGTAATCCCGGTATTTACCTCGAACTGTTTCATAATCTATATGACGTTTTTATCGGTTGATAATTACTAAAGGGGCTCTTTACACGGTCTACATATTGCATGTTTACCCAATGTATATATACACCGAACCGCAAAATAAACGCAACacatttttctttgaatatttccgCCGTAAATATATAGAACCTGTGTATCCTCTATTGGCCTGAATACAAGCAACGCATCTACGTCCCATGGAGCCAATTACATTCGCGATATCGTTCTTTGGAATATTGTTCCACTCTTGGATAAGAGCCAGACGTAACTGTTGAAGGTTGTTCGGTGGTGGTTGACGTGCATACACGCGTGTTTTGAGCTCCGCCCAGATGTTCTCTATAGGTGCCAGGTCTGGCGACGAGGACGGCCAGTCCAGGGCACTATAACATCATTGTTTCCTAGAAAGTTAGTTGTTAGGTTCGTTGTGTGAGGCCTTGCATTATCATGCTGGTATATGCCACCGCGTAGGTTTTGTCGCATATACGGGATCACTTCCGGTTGGAGAACGTCATTTACGTACCTACGGGCGTTGACGTTGCCGTTGAGAATTTTTTTATCAGTACGTCTAAATTGGGACATACCAGCCCAGATGTGCACGCTTCGACCACCCCACCGGTCATACCTCTGTACACACTGATCTGCTACTCGCTCACCACGTGCGCGCCATACACGTACACGTCCATCCAGCCGGTTGACGTTGATCTTGGATTCGTCCGAAAATAGCCTTTAACCCCATTTATTTTCCCCGTCATTGGCATAATAGGGGTCGGGGATCATCCGCCTATTAGCCTTACAATGTTCAATGAgttattattatgaaattattagAATCTGTATAATACAATTATAAACCAGTAGTACACATATTCACAATAAAATTATTAATGTACAGTAGACATAGTAAGctctaatatttttatatttttaaaccaaaaaaaaaaaaaagaaataacaaaaaaaaaaaaaaaagaaaacaaacaaaaaacaacccaTCCGCTATATGATATCAGTGACTTGTCCGAAAGCGAAAGTTGAAAAGGTTGAGAACCGAAGATTTCTTTCTTGAATCAAAATCTTTTCTGACTTACGTCCCTTGCCTTAAACAATATCCGTCACAACAGAGTTTCaattatatttctaaagtttAAGCTTTCAATTTCAATACCTTGTATTAAAATTTGATCTTTAATTGCTGactttaaatttctgtaaaaagtttTAAGAGTTGGCTTTGTATTATTGTGTTTCATACTATTTCAATACTTCCAAATAgcccattttgtttcaaatattaaagTATTTAATAAGAATCTACATATTATAAGGGGCTGTTCATATAAGCCGAAAAGTACAGCGAGTTTTAGGGAAAAATGTTGAGAATTAAGATTTAAAAAAGGTCTTGAAATTTCTGTGTCAAAACATTCCAAATATCCTTGGCAAAATCACATTCCCACATCAAATGTATTAAAGTTTCTGGatattgtttacataattatgatacatttCCCATCTGATAATTTCATACAATTTAGTCTGTATTCCGTAAAAATAACCTTAAGATAAATTTCCACTGAAACCGTTTCGCCTTTTTTGAAGAGTAAGAACGTGAAATCTGAATTCAGGTTTTTTTCCCGCGGTAAAGTGCTATTAAGCGTGTTTTCCCAATTACCTTCCGACTTGAATTAAAACTTTTTCCTGTTTAATATCAATGATATTTGGTTTAGTTTTAGATTTTCCGGCTTTTTTTACTTTCGTGAAATATCTTTCAATTGCAGTTCGTCTAGATAAATTGATAATTTATCAGCTCTGAAATCCGTGGTTTTAAGTGctgcaatatatttttttcgGAATGCTCGATTTAATAATGCTCCATTCGGAGATCCAGTTACgcttatttttcaataattgtaacaagttttcagatgaaataaaagtatttctgGAAAATTCCCAGAATTGTTTTAACGAAATGATGTAACTCTTTAAAAAGGATTCGAAATTTAAAGGATCGCtgcattgttttatttcattattgcaaaaaatatacatatttcctatgtcctctgTTGTTTCTAGACTGAAGCAGTTTCTAAATCATGGGCAtatgatatagactggctcagttcactacattcaatcataaaaatgtaaaaagatatatcatagtctaagAGCTAGTCTATGTTTAGACCTGCATAGATATTTGGTATATTACACATTTTAAGACCTCCACTTCTTTGTTTAGTAAAATTGTACTTTTAGCTACTGAGGGTTTCTTATTCCATAAAAAGTTACTCATTATAATTTCTAGTTCGTCAATGTATTTTTATAGAAttcctcttgtttctatttcaaAGTTAATACGCGATAcgacaaaagtttttaaaataagaatttttcCATGATATGTTAAATCTCTTGATTTCCATACTTGTAGACAGTTTTTTCTTTAGTTTATTTTTTCCATCCAAATTTCATTAGCATCACTATTGTAGCCGTGGCACACACCcaatgttttattgtaatttttagtTCATTTATTTTCGTTGTATTTCGAAGTGCTGTTCTTTAATTTACCAATAAAAGTCcggttgttttttctttgttaattttGGCGCCTGATGCTTTGTCGTAAACCTTTAGATTTTGAAATAGATGCGGTAGACAAGT
This window of the Mercenaria mercenaria strain notata chromosome 5, MADL_Memer_1, whole genome shotgun sequence genome carries:
- the LOC123557255 gene encoding uncharacterized protein LOC123557255 → MLRSVRFKNFVHFKEEQFLDFQGAGPFIFIGENGAGKSSVLEGIRRCLKTELSTSVSSSFENDKLSYFICIYETDRIKKGNDAGSLTKKNDADPLKKKNETNPLEKETDTDQLKKEKDTDPLKKDYETAPLTKENETGPFMKENETDPLMKKNEIDPLMKKKKTDPLMKEEETDPFIKKYETDSLMKENETDPSLKENETNPLMKENGTDPSLKENETNPLMKENGTDPSKTEYVICGFVVIPDGIAVDYMASSHISVTEGTENISNKNVIKESKDGNEALLTKLDKEIESERSETGIYNINENTVNGLTYPESSKSLENVSLRKHRTYYKFSMYYPERNEPMQKHLLRVNTANRRLHVHAVKTLDLNENVDFKQKFIDAIFKNTQNIDEYVEPFLLTELNPAKLEVSIEESENEDGPLDLLTNRIVFTFPLRSIGPLQWSESERIRHDKREENYAEAEKRCEIIKSFLKDRNQTRFDRTREHQIFNALTKSDAYVFDLSDDSSDSDSHLRLNGEMFALLKAPEGILEAKAFSILMSGKQYKTIILEEPDRGMHPQLIERMVHLIKQCQSDKRVILTTHNTAFISPWSLSDCFVFRRTNKECCIVPGKAITKDTKKPKKDRIFMKKLRLLTSDHLSDILFAKKVLFCEGDSDFLFLTELKHQILSGEAKQIHIFKGDIFDYTKLEDSLIELTIIKMNSKDNTGMCQTVSKIIKLDAIFLLDKATGERKEKHKDEKNVFFWEDGDIEDMIIEMCKCNDNLITELSGQNVTVNPKKLHKTKNPNEKLFLRDDVTIANVRTAV